The following is a genomic window from Adhaeribacter radiodurans.
AGATTTAGGCGCACCTTTAGAAGAAGAAGAACTAAAAATTTTAGCTGAAAATTACGAAGTTATTAAACCTTACCTTTCGCTGGAAGGACAAAAAGCTATTGCTGAACAAGGATTATACATTAAAGATTGGGAAGACGATTTTTCTACCACCACTATAGGTAACCGCGAATGTGCCTATGCCATTTACGACGATAATCTAACTTTAAAGTGTGGGATTGAACAAGCTTACCTAGATGGGAAAATAAGTTGGCGAAAGCCCATTTCCTGCCATTTATACCCAATCCGAATTACTAAATACGACGGTTTTGAAGCATTAAACTATGATAAATGGCAGATTTGTAATGCCGCTTGCAGCTTTGGCCAGGATTTGGGTGTTCGTGTCTATCAATTTTTGAAAGAACCTTTAATTCGTAAATACGGCGAAGATTGGTATAATCAATTAGAAGAACTTGTGGCCGGGGAGGAAGAAGCCGTTTAGTAATTAATTTTGCCTGGTTTGAAAAGAAATTTTAAGACGAACAATGTATAAAGTAAAAAGCCCGGTTTAAACCGGGCTTTTTACTTTATAAGCTTAAAGGTATATCAGCTGTAATTATTCTGCTAGTTTACTAAAATCGTAGGTATCCAGGTATTTAGTGGTAAAGTTACCTGTTTTAAAGTTTTCGTCGTCCATCATTTTTAAATGGAAAGGAATAGTTGTTTTTACGCCTTCCACTACAAATTCACTCAACGCCCGCTTCATCTTTACAATAGCCTCTTCACGGGTTTGTGCCGTAACAATTAACTTGGCAATCATCGAATCGTAATTGGGCGGAATGGTGTAACCAGCGTAAACATGCGTATCTACCCGCACGCCATGCCCCCCCGGAATATGAAGAGTGGTAATTTTACCCGGAGCCGGTCTGAAACCATTTATCGGATCTTCGGCGTTAATGCGGCATTCAATGGCGTGCATTTGCGGATAATAATTTTTTCCGGAAATAGGAACTCCGGCAGCTACTTTTATTTGCTCTTTGATTAAATCGTAATTAATTACTTCTTCGGTAATGGGGTGCTCCACCTGTATGCGGGTGTTCATTTCCATGAAGTAAAAATTCTTGTGCTTATCTACCAGAAATTCAATGGTGCCAACGCCTTCGTAACTAATGGCAGATGCTCCTGCTATAGCGGCATTTCCCATTGCTTCCCGAAGCTTCTCATCAATAAAGGGAGAGGGTGTTTCTTCTATTAATTTCTGATGACGTCGCTGAATAGAACAATCACGCTCCGATAGGTGGCATACTTTTCCGAATTGATCGCCTACTAATTGAATTTCAATATGACGCGGCTCTTCTACAAACTTTTCCAGGTACATGCCATCGTCGCCAAAAGCTGCTTTTGCTTCAGTACGCGCGCTGTTCCAGGCTTTTTCAAATTCATCATCGTTATTGATAATCCGCATACCACGCCCACCACCACCGGCAGTAGCTTTAATAATAACCGGATATTTTATTTTATGGGCTAGTTTTATACCTTCTTCTACCGATTTTAACAATCCTTCGGAACCCGGAATGGTAGGAACACCCGCTTTTTTCATGGTAGATTTGGCCGAAGATTTATCGCCCATGGCGTTAATCATGGCTGGCGTTGCGCCAATAAACTTAATCCCATTTTCATGGCAGATGCGCGAAAATTCGGCATTCTCCGATAAAAAACCGTAACCCGGGTGAATAGCATCGGCATTGGTAATTTCGGCAGCCGAGATAATATTAGGAATATTTAAATACGATAAGGTACTGGAAGGCGGGCCAATACACACGGCTTCGTCCGCGAATCGTACGTGCAGGCTTTCTTTATCGGCGGTAGAATAAACCGCTACCGTTTTAATGCCCATTTCTTTGCAGGTACGAATAATACGTAATGCAATTTCACCGCGATTAGCAACCAGAATTTTCTTAAACACAGTTTTATTAAATTATGAATTAGAAATTATGAATTAGAAATTAAAACTGACGCAAAAGCTGAATTTTTAAGTTCTTATTTACGGTACTAAATTACCTCTTATTATCCACTATAATAGGGTTACAAATAATCGGACGTACCTTTCAAGCAATTGCCAAATTAGAAACTACGAAGACAAAATCTTTCCTAATTTCTAAATTTAATTCATAATTAGTTTATGATGGATCTATCAGGAATAAAGGTTGATCGTATTCAACTGGTGACGCATTTTCTACCAATACTTTTACCACCTTACCGCCAAATTCCGCTTCAATCTCATTAAATAACTTCATGGCTTCGATAATGCAAATCACATCACCTTTTGCAATAACGTCTCCTACGTTTACAAAAAAGTCGGATTCCGGACTAGAAGAACGATAAAATGTTCCGATCATGGGTGATTTTATCGTTAAATAATTCGATTCGGTACTAGTAGTTGCCGCGGCAGGAGCACTGACAGGTGTCGGGTTAGCTGGAACACTTGCTGGTGTAGATGGAGTGGCGGGTGCCGCTGAAACCGCTGGTCGGGTTGGTTCCGGCAAATAATGCACTTTGGGAGAATCGGGTTCACGCTTTACCGAAATCTTAAATTCTTCGGTTTCAATATCTACTTTATTTAAACCTGACTTTGCAATAAAGTCAATCAGTTCCTGAAGTTCTTTGGCTTTCATAGATTTATTTTACTCGTTCTGCATACGTGTAAGTGCGGGTATCTACTTTAATCAACTCATCCTGGTTGATAAAGAGAGGTACCTGAATGGTAGCGCCAGTTTCCACAATAGCGGCTTTAGAAGCATTAGTAGCAGTATCGCCTTTAATGCCCGGCTCCGTATAAGTAATCATTAACTCCACAAAAGGAGGTATTTCACAGGTAAGCGGGGTTTCCGTTTCGGCATGAAACAGAATAGTTACTTCCTGGCCATCTTTTAACAAATCGGCAAAGGGTACCATTTTTTCCTCCAGAATTACTTGTTCAAAGGTGTTGGTGTCCATGAATGTGTATCCCATATCATCTTTGTACAAAAACTGGTGCGGACGTTGTTCTACTCGGGCCGTAGTAACTTTAACTCCAGCATTGAAGGTGTTATCGATAACTTTACCGGTTTTTATATTTTTTAATTTAGTCCGCACAAAAGCTGGGCCTTTACCTGGCTTTACGTGCTGGAATTCGGTAATAATGTACAAATCACCGTTATATTCTAAGCACAAACCGTTTTTGAAATCAGCAGTAGTTGCCATTTTTAAGTAGATATTAAATAATAAAAGCCTATCTTCTTTTCTGAAAAAGCTTGAATTTGGCTTTTAATTTACGTTCAATTTATTTATTCTAATTCGTTTTTAAATGATTATTTCGAATCGTAGGCCCACTTCAGGTAAATAGCGCCCCAGGTAAAACCACCCCCAAAAGCAGCCAAAATGATATTATCGCCTTTCTTGAGTTGTTTTTCATAATCCCATAAGCATAATGGCAAAGTTCCACTGGTAGTATTACCATAACGATCAATGTTCATCATTACTTTGTCACTACCAATATTCATGCGGCCAGAAGTAGCATCAATAATTCGCTTGTTTGCCTGATGAGGAACCAGCCAGGCAATGTCTTCACCAGTTAATTGGTTACGGTCCATTACTTCGGCGGCTACATCGGCCATGCCTTTTACGGCAAATTTAAAAACGGTGGTTCCTTCCTGGTAGGCGTAATGTTCCTTATTGGCTACTGTTTCGTGGGTAGCTGGTCGCCGGCTGCCTCCTGCCTTCATGTGCAGGTAAGGAGCGCCCGTACCATCCGATTTTAACACTTCATCTATTATTCCTAAACCTTCTGAATTAGGTTCCAGCATTACGGCGCCACCGCCATCGCCGAAAATAATACACGTAGTACGGTCTTCGTAATTGATAATAGAAGACATTTTATCGGCTCCGGCTATTATTATTTTTTTGTAACGGCCCGATTCAATGAATTTAGCACCTGTAGAAAGCGCAAATAAAAAACCAGAGCAAGCTGCTTGTAAATCGTACCCAAAGGCATTTACCAAGCCGGTTTCGGCTGCTACTAAATTAGCCGTTGCCGGGAAAACCATATCGGGGGTAGTGGTAGCAACTATAATTAATTCAACTTCTTCCGGACGGGTATTGGTTTTTCGAAGCAAATCCCTAACGGCAAAATTTACAATATACGAGGTGCCTTGGCCTTCTTCTTTCAGTATTCTTCTTTCCTTTATACCGGTACGGGTAACAATCCATTCATCATTGGTCTCCACCATGGTTTCCAACTCCTGGTTGGTAAGAACATAGTCCGGTACGTAGCCGCTTACGCCAGTAATAGCAGCAGATATTTTACTCATAGTCAGATTTCTTGGTTCGTAAGGAAAAATCAGGTACTGAACTCTTTTTGAATCTGTTCGGTAATTCCCGACTTAGCCATTTTGTAGGCTAGATGCAACATGTTGCAGGTAGCAGTCGGACTGGATACACCGTGTCCGATAATTGCATTTCCGTTAATACCTAAAATAGGGCTTCCTCCCACTGCTTCGTAATTGAATTTATCAAAATACGGATCGACAATGTTTTTGCTCAGTAAAATATCATATATGGACTCGGATAGTTTTAGTATTACGTTTCCGATAAATCCATCACAGATAATTACATCAGCCTTATCGTTGAATAAATCGCGGCCTTCAATGTTGCCGATAAAATTCAGACTAGGATTATTTTTGAGTAGTTGATGGGCGGCCTGCAAAGTAACTGTACCTTTGCCTTCTTCTTCGCCTAAGTTCATTAAACCAACTTTAGGATTAGAAATACCAAGTACATACTGGGCATAAATGGAACCTAATTTTCCAAATTGGTCTAAAACTTCAGGTTTACATTCCGCGTTAGCCCCTACATCCAAGAAAATGCCTGTTCCACCGTCTAATTTAGGAACGAATCCCGCACTCGCCGGCCTAAAAACGCCTTCTACTGCTTTTACGCTGAACATAGCTCCCACCAGCATAGCACCCGTGTTTCCGGCACTGCAAAAGGCATCAATCTGCTTCAGTTTGAGCAACTGATATCCTTTGGAAATACTGGAATCTGGTTTCTGGGTAAGTGCTTTAGTAGGATGCTCGCCCATTTGAATAACCTGACTGGCAGGTACAATAGATATGCGGGAAGAGGTAGCACCGTGTTTTTGTAAACATTCCCGCACTACATCTTCCTGACCTATCAATACTATTTCGGCATCTTCCGGTAAATCGTGGGAAGCCAGAATTGCTCCTTGAACAATAGAGTCAGGAGCAAAGTCACCGCCCATTGCGTCGAGGGCTATTCTCATAGGGTTAGGCTGCTACTTCTTTCTCAATAGCTTGCTTACCTCTGTAATACCCACATTCAGAACAAACGCGGTGGTATAGAACCGGTGAACCACAGTTTGAACATTCCATGTGTGTACTTGGAGTTAATTTATAGTGCGTTCTTCTCTTATCTCTTCTGGTTTTCGAAATCTTTCGTTTAGGATGTGCCATTTTCTAAAAACTGTACTGTTTATTTATTTTACTTATAGATTATTTTAATTTTTTCAAGGCATCCCAACGAGGGTCACCAGCTGCATCGTCATCCTCGTCATCTGTATCCTGATTTAATCCGCCGCTGGAGTAAATAAGGATGTTTTCTGCGTCTGGATCTTCGTCTACTTCGTAGAACCGGGGATGCAATTTTTTTATGGGGATAGCTAAACCAATATAATCGAACAAATGCTGCGCAATATTAATGGCCTGAGTTCCCGGTAGTATCTGCAAAATATTATCGTCTAATTCCGCTTCAACAGCCCCATACCGAACCAAAAGCAATTCATCTAATTCTACCGGATAATCAAACTCATCTAAACTGCGGTCGCAGGTTACATTTACCGTTCCGGTAATCTTAAACTCAAATTGCAGTAAAAGGTCGGTTTTGTCTAACATTACATGTGCCCGCAGATTACCACCATTCACCAGATTTTGATCAAATAACGCAAAAAAGTTATTATCTAAAACAAAATCGTACTCGTGAACCTTATTACTAAGGGTGGCAATTTGAATATCAAACTCATTTATCTTTCTCACGACTGCCAATTTTTTTGCAAAGCGCAAAATTAGTAATTTAATCTCTAATTAAAAAAATTAAAATATTCCGCTAAGGCTTATACGGTAGCTCTTTTTCTAATGATATCAATAGCCAGAAAAAGTGCTTCGCGGAAAGAGCTTTCCTGAGCTTTGTTCGCACCCGCAATGTTGTAAGCAGTGCCATGATCCGGAGAAGTACGTACAACAGGTAATCCGGCGGTAAAATTCACCCCATTTTCGAAAGCCAGAGTTTTAAAAGGAATTAAGCCCTGATCGTGGTACATAGCCAAAGTAGCATCTACTTGCTGGTAATGGCGAGTTCCGAAAAAACCATCGGCCGGAAAAGGACCAAATAAAAGATGGCCGCTTTCTTTTAAGGTTTTAATAGCAGGTATTATAATGTCTTGTTCTTCGGTGCCCAATAATCCGTTTTCGCCGGCATGCGGGTTTAAGCCTAATATAGCAATCCGGGGTTTTTGAATGCCAAAATCTTTTTGGAGTGATTGTAATAAAATAGTTAGTTTTTGCAGCAACAGCTCGGTAGT
Proteins encoded in this region:
- the efp gene encoding elongation factor P, translating into MATTADFKNGLCLEYNGDLYIITEFQHVKPGKGPAFVRTKLKNIKTGKVIDNTFNAGVKVTTARVEQRPHQFLYKDDMGYTFMDTNTFEQVILEEKMVPFADLLKDGQEVTILFHAETETPLTCEIPPFVELMITYTEPGIKGDTATNASKAAIVETGATIQVPLFINQDELIKVDTRTYTYAERVK
- the accC gene encoding acetyl-CoA carboxylase biotin carboxylase subunit — its product is MFKKILVANRGEIALRIIRTCKEMGIKTVAVYSTADKESLHVRFADEAVCIGPPSSTLSYLNIPNIISAAEITNADAIHPGYGFLSENAEFSRICHENGIKFIGATPAMINAMGDKSSAKSTMKKAGVPTIPGSEGLLKSVEEGIKLAHKIKYPVIIKATAGGGGRGMRIINNDDEFEKAWNSARTEAKAAFGDDGMYLEKFVEEPRHIEIQLVGDQFGKVCHLSERDCSIQRRHQKLIEETPSPFIDEKLREAMGNAAIAGASAISYEGVGTIEFLVDKHKNFYFMEMNTRIQVEHPITEEVINYDLIKEQIKVAAGVPISGKNYYPQMHAIECRINAEDPINGFRPAPGKITTLHIPGGHGVRVDTHVYAGYTIPPNYDSMIAKLIVTAQTREEAIVKMKRALSEFVVEGVKTTIPFHLKMMDDENFKTGNFTTKYLDTYDFSKLAE
- a CDS encoding beta-ketoacyl-ACP synthase III, yielding MSKISAAITGVSGYVPDYVLTNQELETMVETNDEWIVTRTGIKERRILKEEGQGTSYIVNFAVRDLLRKTNTRPEEVELIIVATTTPDMVFPATANLVAAETGLVNAFGYDLQAACSGFLFALSTGAKFIESGRYKKIIIAGADKMSSIINYEDRTTCIIFGDGGGAVMLEPNSEGLGIIDEVLKSDGTGAPYLHMKAGGSRRPATHETVANKEHYAYQEGTTVFKFAVKGMADVAAEVMDRNQLTGEDIAWLVPHQANKRIIDATSGRMNIGSDKVMMNIDRYGNTTSGTLPLCLWDYEKQLKKGDNIILAAFGGGFTWGAIYLKWAYDSK
- a CDS encoding DUF3109 family protein, whose product is MIILEHTVISDDLKDKFFVCNLEKCKGACCVEGDLGAPLEEEELKILAENYEVIKPYLSLEGQKAIAEQGLYIKDWEDDFSTTTIGNRECAYAIYDDNLTLKCGIEQAYLDGKISWRKPISCHLYPIRITKYDGFEALNYDKWQICNAACSFGQDLGVRVYQFLKEPLIRKYGEDWYNQLEELVAGEEEAV
- the plsX gene encoding phosphate acyltransferase PlsX — protein: MRIALDAMGGDFAPDSIVQGAILASHDLPEDAEIVLIGQEDVVRECLQKHGATSSRISIVPASQVIQMGEHPTKALTQKPDSSISKGYQLLKLKQIDAFCSAGNTGAMLVGAMFSVKAVEGVFRPASAGFVPKLDGGTGIFLDVGANAECKPEVLDQFGKLGSIYAQYVLGISNPKVGLMNLGEEEGKGTVTLQAAHQLLKNNPSLNFIGNIEGRDLFNDKADVIICDGFIGNVILKLSESIYDILLSKNIVDPYFDKFNYEAVGGSPILGINGNAIIGHGVSSPTATCNMLHLAYKMAKSGITEQIQKEFST
- the accB gene encoding acetyl-CoA carboxylase biotin carboxyl carrier protein, translating into MKAKELQELIDFIAKSGLNKVDIETEEFKISVKREPDSPKVHYLPEPTRPAVSAAPATPSTPASVPANPTPVSAPAAATTSTESNYLTIKSPMIGTFYRSSSPESDFFVNVGDVIAKGDVICIIEAMKLFNEIEAEFGGKVVKVLVENASPVEYDQPLFLIDPS
- a CDS encoding YceD family protein, producing the protein MRKINEFDIQIATLSNKVHEYDFVLDNNFFALFDQNLVNGGNLRAHVMLDKTDLLLQFEFKITGTVNVTCDRSLDEFDYPVELDELLLVRYGAVEAELDDNILQILPGTQAINIAQHLFDYIGLAIPIKKLHPRFYEVDEDPDAENILIYSSGGLNQDTDDEDDDAAGDPRWDALKKLK
- the rpmF gene encoding 50S ribosomal protein L32, with translation MAHPKRKISKTRRDKRRTHYKLTPSTHMECSNCGSPVLYHRVCSECGYYRGKQAIEKEVAA